In Halobaculum rubrum, the following are encoded in one genomic region:
- a CDS encoding NAD(P)/FAD-dependent oxidoreductase: protein MSQQVVVVGAGYAGAGTVKAFEDAIEPNEAELTWVSDTDYHLVLHEAHRVIRKPEVESKVAIPVEEIKGDDTEFVRGRVTEVDADERVVHTRDGDEIEYDYLLVAVGSATAFFGIDGLREHALTLKTLDDAREIHQAVKTAGQEATTTEPAKVLVGGAGLSGIQSAGEIAEYRDDHKAPIDIEIVEGLDSVFPNNDPEVQGAIRKRLDGKDIAVSTGEFISKVDEHAVYLGGAEAEYYGEDGDGDAPAKEDIDFSEDLVMEYDVLLWTGGITGQPEVEDFHLDADERSNRVYAESTFETSDDRVFAIGDTALVDQGDDDVAPPTAQAAWQAAEVAGENLARAVRGAPLKSWRHEDKGTLISVGEEAVAHDVKGGGVEFPINTFGGPAAKALKKAVASRWIADVSGYGRALNAWNDM, encoded by the coding sequence ATGAGCCAGCAGGTCGTCGTCGTCGGAGCCGGGTACGCCGGCGCCGGGACGGTGAAAGCGTTCGAGGACGCGATCGAACCGAACGAGGCCGAGTTGACGTGGGTGTCGGACACCGACTACCACCTCGTGCTCCACGAGGCCCATCGGGTCATCCGCAAGCCGGAGGTCGAGTCCAAGGTCGCCATCCCGGTCGAGGAGATCAAAGGCGACGACACGGAGTTCGTTCGGGGCCGCGTCACCGAGGTCGACGCCGATGAGCGCGTGGTCCACACTCGCGACGGCGACGAGATCGAGTACGACTACCTCCTCGTCGCCGTCGGCTCGGCGACGGCGTTCTTCGGGATCGACGGGCTTCGTGAGCACGCGCTCACCCTCAAGACGCTCGACGACGCCCGCGAGATCCACCAGGCCGTCAAGACCGCCGGGCAGGAGGCGACGACGACCGAGCCCGCGAAAGTGCTGGTCGGGGGCGCCGGCCTCTCGGGGATCCAGTCGGCCGGCGAGATCGCCGAGTACCGCGACGACCACAAGGCCCCAATCGACATCGAGATCGTCGAGGGGCTCGACTCCGTGTTCCCGAACAACGACCCCGAGGTGCAGGGGGCCATCCGGAAGCGCCTCGACGGGAAGGACATCGCCGTCTCGACGGGCGAGTTCATCTCGAAGGTCGACGAGCACGCGGTCTATCTCGGCGGCGCCGAGGCGGAGTACTACGGCGAGGACGGCGACGGCGACGCGCCCGCAAAAGAGGACATCGACTTCTCCGAGGACCTCGTGATGGAGTACGACGTGCTGCTGTGGACCGGCGGTATCACGGGGCAGCCGGAGGTCGAGGACTTCCATCTCGATGCCGACGAGCGCTCCAACCGCGTGTACGCCGAGTCCACGTTCGAGACGAGCGACGACCGCGTGTTCGCCATCGGCGACACCGCGCTCGTCGACCAGGGCGACGACGACGTCGCCCCGCCGACCGCGCAGGCCGCCTGGCAGGCCGCGGAGGTCGCCGGCGAGAACCTCGCACGCGCCGTGCGCGGCGCGCCGCTGAAGTCGTGGCGCCACGAGGACAAGGGGACGCTCATCTCCGTCGGCGAGGAGGCGGTCGCCCACGACGTGAAGGGCGGCGGCGTCGAGTTCCCGATCAACACCTTCGGCGGCCCGGCCGCCAAGGCGCTGAAGAAAGCGGTCGCGAGCCGCTGGATCGCCGACGTCTCCGGGTACGGGCGCGCGCTCAACGCCTGGAACGACATGTAA
- a CDS encoding nucleoside phosphorylase, whose protein sequence is MSDRDPSDDSEDPNAEVQYHIEVGPDDVAETVLLPGNPGRVDKVTALWDDYDEKASHREYRTATGAYDGESLSVTSTGIGSPSAAIAVEELARVGADTFIRVGSCGAIQEGMEVGDLVITSGAVRQEGTSKEYVREDYPAAADHEVVSALVAAADRLGYDYHVGITMSADSFYAGQGRSGFEGFEAAGSDALVDELREANVKNIEMEAASILTIANVYGLRAGAVCAVYANRVTGEFRTEGESRAAECASLAAALLARMDEVKREAGVDRWHAGLSLE, encoded by the coding sequence ATGAGCGATCGCGACCCCAGCGACGACAGCGAGGACCCGAACGCGGAGGTTCAGTACCACATCGAGGTGGGTCCCGACGACGTGGCCGAGACGGTCCTCCTCCCGGGCAACCCCGGGCGTGTCGACAAGGTAACAGCGCTGTGGGACGACTACGACGAGAAGGCCTCCCACCGGGAGTACCGCACGGCCACCGGAGCCTACGACGGCGAGTCCCTCTCGGTCACCTCCACCGGGATCGGCTCCCCCTCGGCGGCGATCGCCGTCGAGGAGTTGGCTCGCGTCGGCGCCGACACGTTCATCCGCGTCGGCTCCTGCGGCGCCATCCAGGAGGGAATGGAGGTTGGCGACCTGGTGATCACGTCCGGCGCGGTCCGCCAGGAGGGAACGAGCAAGGAGTACGTCCGCGAGGACTACCCCGCCGCCGCCGACCACGAGGTCGTCTCCGCGCTCGTCGCCGCCGCCGATCGCCTCGGATACGACTACCACGTGGGGATCACCATGTCGGCCGACTCCTTCTACGCCGGGCAGGGCCGCTCCGGGTTCGAGGGGTTCGAGGCCGCCGGCAGCGACGCGCTCGTCGACGAACTGCGCGAGGCGAACGTGAAGAACATCGAGATGGAGGCCGCCTCGATCCTCACCATCGCGAACGTGTACGGCCTCCGTGCCGGCGCCGTCTGCGCGGTGTACGCCAACCGTGTCACCGGGGAGTTCCGCACCGAGGGGGAGTCGCGGGCGGCCGAGTGCGCCAGCCTCGCCGCCGCGTTGCTCGCGCGGATGGACGAGGTGAAACGGGAGGCGGGCGTCGACCGCTGGCACGCCGGCCTGTCCCTGGAGTAG
- a CDS encoding serine hydrolase domain-containing protein has protein sequence MEFPDAGDDGFDAADPEAVGLDADAVRDAVEFHLTTGTPPEQVAYDFSNQEPWDESEGELGDTLGPMPDRRGGPAGLILKEGRLVAEWGDTRRVDHSFSVAKSFLSIVAGAAWDRGLFELDERVADSEGHGPDSGFGSAQNAPITWRHLLQQTSEWEGTLFDRPDSIDRNRGVGKTGGPGKGEHRDLEDPGTHWEYNDVRINRLALSLLRLWAKPLPRVLAHEVLDPAGATRTWEWHGYHNSDVQIEGRTMQSVSGGGHWGGGFWGSVRDLARAGHLLLNRGRWGDQRLLSEEWVEHATDPCEMNPNYGFLLWLNTDRTLWPSAPESAYAMLGHGQNVVWVDPEHDLVVVLRWLALSDDRAGREDLPNQDRFLRRLLAGV, from the coding sequence ATGGAGTTCCCCGACGCCGGCGACGACGGCTTCGACGCCGCCGACCCGGAGGCGGTCGGCCTCGACGCCGACGCCGTCCGCGACGCCGTCGAGTTCCACCTGACGACCGGTACGCCGCCCGAACAGGTCGCGTACGACTTCTCGAACCAGGAGCCGTGGGACGAGTCCGAGGGGGAGTTGGGGGACACGCTCGGGCCGATGCCCGACCGCCGCGGCGGACCCGCGGGACTGATCCTGAAGGAGGGCCGGCTCGTCGCCGAGTGGGGTGACACCCGCCGCGTCGACCACTCCTTTTCGGTCGCGAAATCGTTCCTCTCGATCGTCGCGGGCGCCGCGTGGGACCGCGGGCTGTTCGAACTGGACGAGCGCGTGGCCGACAGCGAGGGCCACGGTCCCGATTCGGGGTTCGGTTCGGCGCAGAACGCGCCGATCACCTGGCGCCACCTCCTGCAGCAGACCAGCGAGTGGGAGGGCACGCTGTTCGATCGCCCGGACAGCATCGACCGCAACCGCGGCGTCGGCAAGACCGGCGGTCCGGGCAAGGGCGAGCACCGCGACCTGGAGGATCCGGGCACCCACTGGGAGTACAACGACGTGCGGATCAACCGCCTCGCGCTGTCGCTGCTGCGCCTGTGGGCGAAGCCGCTCCCGCGCGTGCTCGCCCACGAGGTGCTGGATCCGGCCGGCGCGACCCGGACGTGGGAGTGGCACGGCTACCACAACTCCGACGTGCAGATCGAGGGACGAACGATGCAGTCTGTCTCCGGCGGCGGCCACTGGGGCGGCGGCTTCTGGGGCTCGGTGCGCGACCTCGCGCGGGCGGGTCACCTCCTGTTGAATCGAGGTCGGTGGGGGGATCAGCGACTGCTCTCCGAGGAGTGGGTCGAACACGCGACCGACCCCTGCGAGATGAACCCGAACTACGGCTTCCTGCTGTGGCTCAACACGGATCGAACGCTGTGGCCGTCGGCACCCGAGTCCGCGTACGCGATGCTCGGTCACGGACAGAACGTCGTCTGGGTCGACCCTGAGCACGACCTCGTGGTCGTCCTTCGGTGGCTCGCGCTATCGGACGACCGCGCCGGGCGCGAGGACCTCCCCAATCAGGACCGCTTCCTCCGGCGACTGCTCGCTGGTGTCTGA
- the msrA gene encoding peptide-methionine (S)-S-oxide reductase MsrA: MAMTETATFGGGCFWCIEAAFEEIDGVEDVTSGYAGGHAEDPSYREVCSGSTGHAEVVQVTYDPSVITYEDLLEVFFTVHDPTQLNRQGPDVGTQYRSIVLSHDDDQHETAASYIEALDEEGGYEDDVVTELEPLETFYRAEEKHQDYFAKNPNDAYCSMHAQPKIDKVRETFAEKIDA, from the coding sequence CTGGCTATGACAGAGACTGCGACGTTCGGCGGCGGCTGCTTCTGGTGTATCGAGGCGGCGTTCGAGGAGATCGACGGCGTCGAGGACGTCACGTCCGGCTACGCCGGCGGGCACGCGGAGGACCCGTCGTACCGCGAGGTGTGCTCGGGCTCGACGGGACACGCGGAGGTCGTCCAGGTGACGTACGATCCGAGCGTCATCACCTACGAGGACCTGTTGGAGGTGTTCTTCACCGTCCACGACCCGACGCAGTTGAACCGGCAGGGACCGGACGTCGGGACCCAGTACCGGTCGATCGTGCTGTCTCACGACGACGACCAGCACGAGACCGCGGCGTCATACATCGAGGCGCTCGACGAGGAGGGCGGATACGAGGACGACGTGGTCACCGAACTGGAGCCGCTGGAGACGTTCTACCGCGCCGAGGAGAAACACCAGGACTACTTCGCGAAGAACCCCAACGACGCCTACTGCTCGATGCACGCCCAGCCCAAGATCGACAAGGTTCGCGAGACGTTCGCCGAGAAGATCGACGCGTAA
- a CDS encoding CHY zinc finger protein: protein MRQAIHGTTVRGVDVGPETRCVHYDGPTDVIALRFGCCERFFPCAECHDAVADHDPEPWPRDRFGEPAVLCGACGSTLSVEEYLDAEFACPACDAPFNPGCAAHYDRYFEGVEPNRS, encoded by the coding sequence GTGCGACAGGCCATCCATGGCACGACCGTCCGCGGCGTCGACGTCGGGCCGGAGACTCGGTGCGTCCACTACGACGGACCGACCGACGTGATCGCCTTACGGTTCGGCTGTTGCGAGCGGTTCTTTCCGTGCGCCGAGTGTCACGACGCGGTCGCGGACCACGACCCCGAGCCGTGGCCGCGCGACCGGTTCGGCGAGCCCGCGGTGCTGTGTGGCGCCTGCGGGTCGACGCTGTCGGTCGAGGAGTATCTCGACGCCGAGTTCGCCTGCCCGGCGTGTGACGCCCCGTTCAATCCCGGTTGTGCGGCCCACTACGACCGGTACTTCGAGGGCGTCGAGCCGAACCGATCGTAG